The sequence TTTGACCATACCGCCAACGGTGGCCACTTCCGCCACTTCCGCCAGGGCCTGCAGCTCAAATTTCAAGAACCAGTCCTGCAGGCTGCGCAGCTCAGCCAGATCATGCCGGCCACTGCGATCCACCAGGGCATACTGGTAGATCCAGCCAACCCCCGTAGCGTCCGGGCCAAGCGCCGGCGCAACCCCTTCCGGCAGCCGCCCCTGAACCTGGTTGAGGTACTCCAGTACCCGTGAGCGGGCCCAATACAGATCAGTGCCATCCTCGAACAGTACGTACAGGAAGCTGTCGCCAAAGAACGAGAAGCCGCGTACCGTGCTGGCCCCAGGCACAGCCATCATGGTCGTGGCCAGCGGATAGGTGATCTGGTTCTCGACGATCTGCGGGGCCTGTCCTGGCCAACTGGTACGAATGATCACCTGAGTGTCAGACAGGTCAGGCAGGGCGTCGATCGGCATCCGCTGCATGGACCAGATACCCCAGGCCAGACCGAACAGGGTGGCCAGCAGCACCAGCAGGCGGTTATCCACAGCCCAGCGAATAATGGCGGCAATCATGGCTGCACCTCACGCTTCTCGATCCGCACGATCGGCAGGCCGTCCGGGTCCTCGCGGACCCAGACCCGTACCGCATCGCCCTCGGCGATATCACTCAGATCCAGGGCCGGATCAACCGCAAACTGCATGCTCATGCCAGCCATACCCAGAGTCTCGAACGGGCCGTGTTCAAGCATCAGCCCGTCCTCGTCAAAGTACAGCACCACCGCATCCGCCGGGTGCAAGACCTCAGCCTCAGCGCTGCCACGGGCGACAATACCCCGCAAACTGGCTTCGGAGTCGATAAGGAACTGGGCGGCGATGACCACCTGCTGCCCTTCCTCAAGTCCATCCAGCACCTCGACTCGCTCACCACTTTCCCGCCCGAGCCGGACCCGTTGTGGTCGAAACCGGCCATCGCCCTCGGCCAGCATGACCAGATCCTCCTGACCACCCCGGATCACCGCACTGGCCGCGACCAGCAACTGCTCGCTGGCAACCCCATCCAGCAACTGCACCCGTGCACTCATGCCTGGGCGCAAGCGAGTATCGGCGTTATCCAGCACCGCACGCACCCGCACCACCCGGGCACGCTCATCAGCTTCAGGCAATAGCTGCTCGACCTTGGCTTGCCAGACTTCCCCCGGCCAGGCCGGCAGATGCACCTCAAGCGGTTGCCCGGCCCGCAAGCTGGCGGCCTGCGCCTCTGGCACCGCGGCTTCCAGCCAGATGCGCTCGATCCCGTTGATCCGCGCCACCGTACTGCCGGCTGGCAGGCTCATCCCGGCACGCACCGGCCACTCAGTCAGCACCCCTGCCACGGGGCTGCGCAGCGTCCAGCGCATCTGCACCCGTCCGGTCGTGCGCACGGCCCGCATCAGGTCTTCGGGCATACCGCTCAGACGCAGACGCTGCCAGGCCGCCTCGCTTAGCTGGGCATCCCCAAGCCGCCGCAAGGCCAGATATTCTTCCTGGGCAGCTACCCAGTCCGGCACCAGCAGTTCGGCCAATGGCGCCCCAGCCACCAGCACATCTTCCGGCGCCAGCGCCGCGACCGACTCAACCCAGGCCTCAGCCCGGGTTTGCAGCACGCTGACCTGGCGCTGGTCATAACCCAGTACCGCGCTAGCCTGCAGGACCGGCTCAAGCCGGCCTCGCTCGACTTGGGTCAGGCGCATCCCAAGATTGCGGGTCAGTGAGGGGTCGATACGAATGCTGCTGCCATCATCGCCGGCATCGGCATAACGCGGCACCAGATCCATGTCCATGAACGGAGAGCGACCCGGCGCATCGAAGTGCTGCTGCGGATACATCGGGTCATACCAGTAGAGAATCCGCCGCTCGGACTCGACAGCGGCCGTGGCATGCTCGCCATGCCGTTCGGCAGATGCCAGCACCAAGCCCGGCACCAGCAGAATCAGTAGTTGAACAATCATCAGATGACGACCAGACATGTCAGCGCTCTCCCCAGGTCAGGTGCAGGCGGGTGTGACTGATGGCTCGTGCGGCCTCCAGCTCGACATGCTGCAAACGGGTTTCAATAAGTTCACGACGCGCTTCAATCAGACTGTCCAGCTCCGCACGTCCTCCGCGATAGTCCGCCAGCGCCAGCTCAGCGCGCTGTTCAGCCAACGGCAGCATCTGCTGCGTGCTACGCACTTGGGCCAGTTCAAGCCGCCGGTATTGGCTCAGCTCGACCTCCAGCTCGTTTTCCAGGCGCAACCTAGCGCTGTCACGTTCGCGATCCAACGCCGCCAACTCTGCTTCGCGAGCGGCAATACGAGGCTGTTGCCGCCGACCGGAAAAGAGTGGCAAGCCAACGCTGACCTGAACACTGAACATGTCATCCAGCCCCATGCCACGTCGCTGGTACGCCAACTCCCAACCCCAGTCCGGTCGCCGATCCGCCTCAGCCAGCCGCACGGCCGCCTCGCGCTCACGCGCCAGCGGCCGGTACTGTGCCAGTTCCGGCTGCAGGGCCAGACGCGCCCGATAACCATTGAGGTCGAGCGGCCACTGCGGCCAATTGCCCAGTGTCTGTGCCGGCGCCTGCGCCCCCAGCCAGCGCCGCAACTGCGCACGCCACACCTCCTGTTCGCTCAACAACAGGTCTCGCCGCTGGTCCAGCCGAGCCCGTTCCAGAGCCGCCAGGGGTTGTACGGCCAATGGGCCGAGACCGCCCGCCAGGCGTGCGGCGATGGATGCCGCGAGCACATCGTTCTGAGCATAAAACTCGTCAAATAGCGCCAGTTGGCGCTGCAAGGCGTGCAAGCGCAGCCAGGCTTCAGCCACCTCCAGACGGACATTCAGGCGCTCCACTTCATACTCGGCCTGCACTCTTTCCACGGCGGCGCCAGCCAGTTCACGCTGGGCCTGGCGGCGAGCGCTATTGGGCACCTCCTGCATCAAGCCAATCATCTGCATGGTCATGCCGTCGGCGTTGAGACGACCGCGCCGATCGCCTTCGATCGGCACATTCTGCAGACCCAACGCCAGCTTCGGATCCGGTAACTGGCCGGCGGCCTGGGCCTCGCTACGCACGGCCAATTCGTTCAGGCGCCAGGCCTGCAGACTGGGGGCCTGCTGTTCAGCCAGGCTCAGGGCCTGTTCCAGGGTCATGGCCTGCAGCGGCAGGCTCAGACAGAACGCCAGGGCACTGCCAACAAGCAGACTCCGGCGACAAAAAGAGGGATTCAACATGATCGCAACTCTCTGGTGATCGCCGTGACAAGGCACGGCAGAACGTCAACGGTCAAGCCGTTGGTCCGGGGGTCACACAGGAGTCAGTGGCGCGGCGGGCGCCAGAGCGGGTAGTTCATGGCCGGGCTGGCGCCGGCATGAGTAGCGGGAACAAGTGTGTTCTTGGGCAGGATGCCGGACAACTGGCCTCCGCCCACCAGGGCAGCGGCACTCAACTGGCAATCCAGCCCGCTGTCACACAGCAACTCGGCGGTACTGCTCAGCCAGTCAGCAGTGCCCATGTCGGCACAGTCTTCATGCAGGCCGTGCATCATGACCGGCTCATCAACCAGGCACGCCTGGGCCGCAAGCAACGTCGCCGCCAGCGTATTGAACGACAGCAGCAAAGTCACCAGCAGAGCACCCAGACAAGCACGCAAGGCAGGCATCAGCAGTCCGACCATTCGGGATTGAGTTTCATACGGTAAAGACTAGCATCTTCACCAATCAATGGTTTGATCAAGATCAACGCCTAGGCGCTCACAACACTGGCGCAAACAGATAGGCCGCCCGGGCCGCTACCCGGTACCACAACGACAGCGAATCCAGATCGTCGCGGTGCATCAAGCGGGAGCGAGCAAAGTCCTGCTCGAACATCAGCTCGACCTCGCGGGCAAAAGCCGCATCAATAACCAGCGCGGTGACCTCGAAGTTAAGCCGGAACGAGCGATTGTCCAGATTGACCGTGCCCACCCCGGCGCCGACGTTATCGACCAAAAAGCTCTTGCCGTGCAAAAAGCCGCCCTCATAGCGATAAACCTTGACGCCGGCCTCCAGCAAGGGGCCAAGGAAAGCGTAGGCGGCAAAATACAGCAAGGGATTGTCCGGACGCTGGGGGATAAGAATACGGACATCCACCCCATTGATCGCCGCCAGCTTGAGCATCGACTGGACGCTCTCATCGGGTACGAAATAGGGGCTGGAAATCCAGATCCGCTGATGGGCCGAGTGAATCGCCTGCTGAACCATCAGACTGGCCGTTTCAAAACTGTCCGCCGGACCCGATGGCAGAATCAGCACCGGCGCCGCATGATGACTGGGTATGCTCGGCTCCCAGGGCAAATCGAGAATATCCTCGGTTGCCCAGTGCCAGTCCTCACAGAAAACCAGTTGCAACGCCAGCGCGGCCGGACCCTCGATCAACAAATGG is a genomic window of Halopseudomonas phragmitis containing:
- a CDS encoding efflux RND transporter periplasmic adaptor subunit produces the protein MSGRHLMIVQLLILLVPGLVLASAERHGEHATAAVESERRILYWYDPMYPQQHFDAPGRSPFMDMDLVPRYADAGDDGSSIRIDPSLTRNLGMRLTQVERGRLEPVLQASAVLGYDQRQVSVLQTRAEAWVESVAALAPEDVLVAGAPLAELLVPDWVAAQEEYLALRRLGDAQLSEAAWQRLRLSGMPEDLMRAVRTTGRVQMRWTLRSPVAGVLTEWPVRAGMSLPAGSTVARINGIERIWLEAAVPEAQAASLRAGQPLEVHLPAWPGEVWQAKVEQLLPEADERARVVRVRAVLDNADTRLRPGMSARVQLLDGVASEQLLVAASAVIRGGQEDLVMLAEGDGRFRPQRVRLGRESGERVEVLDGLEEGQQVVIAAQFLIDSEASLRGIVARGSAEAEVLHPADAVVLYFDEDGLMLEHGPFETLGMAGMSMQFAVDPALDLSDIAEGDAVRVWVREDPDGLPIVRIEKREVQP
- a CDS encoding TolC family protein → MLNPSFCRRSLLVGSALAFCLSLPLQAMTLEQALSLAEQQAPSLQAWRLNELAVRSEAQAAGQLPDPKLALGLQNVPIEGDRRGRLNADGMTMQMIGLMQEVPNSARRQAQRELAGAAVERVQAEYEVERLNVRLEVAEAWLRLHALQRQLALFDEFYAQNDVLAASIAARLAGGLGPLAVQPLAALERARLDQRRDLLLSEQEVWRAQLRRWLGAQAPAQTLGNWPQWPLDLNGYRARLALQPELAQYRPLAREREAAVRLAEADRRPDWGWELAYQRRGMGLDDMFSVQVSVGLPLFSGRRQQPRIAAREAELAALDRERDSARLRLENELEVELSQYRRLELAQVRSTQQMLPLAEQRAELALADYRGGRAELDSLIEARRELIETRLQHVELEAARAISHTRLHLTWGER